One window of Paenibacillus sp. FSL K6-3182 genomic DNA carries:
- the fabF gene encoding beta-ketoacyl-ACP synthase II, whose translation MERVVITGMGVISPLGNSVERFWDGLVHGQSGISTIDTFDVSKHKSKIAGVVKDFDGEALFGKKEVRRMDRFSQFAIAAAEQALEDAALKIEETDRERVGVYVGSGIGGIQTLLDQAEVLHDRGPDRVSPTLVPMMIANMAAAMISIRFGTQGPSMAPVTACSIGNTAIGEAWRLIRSGSADVVIAGGTEAAVTDISLASFGNATSVSTRNEAPASASRPFDAGRDGFVMAEGAGILILESLSHAQQRGARIHAEVIGYGASSDAYHMVATHPEGIGAYQAMKHALREADLEPNQIDLISAHATSTEIGDRSETAAIKKLFGDLAYQIPVTANKSMTGHMLGAAGGVEAIALVKSIQEGIIPPTINQEQTDPICDLDYVPNVAREAEINIAMSNSFGFGGHNAVIILKKFQA comes from the coding sequence CAAACATAAATCGAAAATTGCAGGTGTCGTAAAAGATTTTGATGGAGAAGCTTTATTTGGGAAAAAAGAAGTTCGTCGAATGGATCGGTTTAGCCAGTTTGCGATAGCAGCTGCTGAGCAAGCGCTGGAGGATGCAGCACTCAAGATTGAGGAGACAGATCGGGAACGTGTTGGCGTTTATGTAGGCTCTGGCATCGGCGGCATACAGACGCTGCTTGACCAAGCTGAGGTGCTGCATGATCGAGGGCCAGATCGTGTTAGTCCAACGCTTGTTCCGATGATGATTGCGAATATGGCAGCGGCGATGATCAGTATTCGGTTCGGTACGCAGGGCCCTTCGATGGCACCCGTTACCGCATGCTCGATCGGGAATACGGCAATTGGTGAGGCTTGGCGGCTTATTCGATCAGGCAGCGCAGATGTCGTTATTGCAGGAGGAACGGAAGCGGCAGTGACTGATATTTCGCTCGCGAGCTTCGGCAATGCAACATCGGTATCGACGCGGAATGAAGCGCCAGCTTCGGCAAGCAGACCCTTTGATGCAGGGCGCGACGGCTTTGTTATGGCGGAAGGAGCCGGCATTCTCATACTCGAATCACTGTCACATGCGCAGCAAAGAGGAGCCCGCATTCATGCGGAAGTTATCGGCTATGGAGCCAGCTCGGATGCGTATCATATGGTCGCGACTCATCCCGAGGGTATTGGTGCTTATCAGGCGATGAAGCATGCGCTGCGAGAAGCTGACTTGGAGCCTAATCAAATTGATTTAATAAGCGCACATGCCACCAGTACGGAAATCGGCGACCGTTCCGAAACGGCAGCCATTAAGAAGCTGTTTGGTGACCTCGCGTATCAAATTCCGGTGACAGCGAACAAATCAATGACAGGTCATATGCTTGGTGCAGCTGGCGGAGTAGAGGCTATCGCACTCGTGAAGAGCATACAGGAGGGGATTATCCCGCCAACGATCAATCAAGAACAAACAGATCCAATTTGTGATCTTGATTATGTGCCAAACGTTGCGCGCGAAGCTGAGATTAATATCGCGATGTCCAATTCCTTCGGCTTCGGCGGTCATAATGCCGTTATTATATTGAAGAAATTTCAGGCATGA
- a CDS encoding AI-2E family transporter — protein sequence MARHNRFFRWCFTIILVLIIIYLGSRVSFIFKPVLSLFSMIIVPLMLAGFFYYLLRPLVNVMERHKVNRTLAILLIYLIFAIMMVGFSILVWPSLRTQLNNLVENAPALFTTLSEQVAELEHNGFLSSFLPQDSNLLSKLTEYLNKGFTVFTEYLTGLFSFFSNFAIVLITFPILLFYMLKEGGKFGEQIVSFIPKRFRIHGKEVMDDIDHMLSSFIVGRVIVNVALGVLMYVGFLIIDLPYAMLLTVVAVILNFIPFIGSFLSSIPIVIIGFIEAPSIAIWSIVIITVAQQIQDNLISPYVFGKQLDIHPMTTIILVLMGGDIAGILGILLIIPVYMILKIVYSKVYELFFKQKWENA from the coding sequence ATGGCCAGACATAATCGATTCTTTAGATGGTGCTTCACGATTATTTTGGTATTAATTATTATTTATTTGGGGTCGCGCGTTTCATTTATATTTAAACCTGTGCTTTCCTTATTCAGTATGATTATCGTTCCGCTTATGCTGGCAGGCTTTTTTTATTACTTGCTGCGCCCGCTCGTCAATGTGATGGAGCGGCATAAGGTTAATCGTACGCTCGCAATTTTACTTATTTATTTGATTTTCGCCATTATGATGGTTGGCTTCAGCATTTTGGTCTGGCCTTCCTTGCGTACGCAGCTCAATAATTTGGTCGAAAATGCACCCGCTTTGTTTACTACTTTAAGCGAGCAAGTTGCAGAGCTTGAGCATAATGGGTTTTTATCGTCCTTTTTGCCGCAGGATTCGAATCTGTTATCTAAGCTTACGGAGTATTTGAACAAAGGCTTTACGGTATTTACAGAATATTTGACCGGGCTCTTTTCTTTTTTCTCAAATTTCGCGATTGTGCTCATAACGTTCCCGATTCTATTGTTCTATATGCTGAAGGAAGGCGGGAAGTTTGGTGAACAAATTGTAAGCTTTATACCCAAAAGGTTCCGTATCCACGGTAAAGAGGTGATGGACGATATCGATCATATGCTCAGCAGTTTTATCGTTGGCAGAGTTATCGTGAATGTAGCACTCGGCGTTCTCATGTATGTAGGTTTTCTAATTATTGATTTGCCTTATGCGATGCTGCTGACCGTAGTGGCCGTCATCTTGAACTTTATTCCGTTTATCGGGTCCTTTTTATCTTCCATCCCGATTGTTATCATCGGCTTCATCGAAGCGCCGTCAATCGCGATCTGGTCTATTGTCATTATTACAGTAGCGCAGCAAATACAGGATAATCTTATATCGCCTTATGTTTTTGGGAAGCAGCTTGATATTCATCCGATGACGACGATCATCTTGGTGCTCATGGGCGGAGATATTGCAGGAATTTTAGGCATACTACTTATTATTCCGGTTTATATGATTTTGAAAATCGTTTATAGCAAAGTTTACGAGCTGTTTTTCAAGCAGAAATGGGAAAATGCTTAA
- a CDS encoding uroporphyrinogen-III synthase, whose protein sequence is MGINALQGKQIVIAGSRKTDEMCMVIEKQGGVPIVRSLQGLTMFDEALLEEPLRNFAEKGADWVILTTGMGSDQIVNTAESIGIKQAVLGRLAEAKIATRGYKTSAFLKRSDLKAIVSTDDGTMDGLIENLEAFDFEGQRVWIQLHGEPAPKLVRFLENKGASHVEAVLPYKHVPPDAATVEQLLSELSAGTVDTVCFTTAVQVHYLFKHAIESGRKELLLNIFNQHIVAAAVGKVTAAALKEYGVERIIVPELERMGALVIEIGRYYDRTEGKEV, encoded by the coding sequence ATGGGGATAAACGCATTGCAAGGGAAACAAATCGTAATTGCTGGATCTCGGAAAACGGATGAGATGTGCATGGTTATTGAAAAACAGGGCGGCGTTCCAATTGTTCGTTCGCTTCAAGGCTTGACGATGTTTGATGAAGCGCTGTTGGAAGAGCCATTGCGAAACTTCGCTGAGAAGGGCGCGGATTGGGTTATTTTGACCACAGGCATGGGATCGGATCAGATCGTCAACACAGCCGAGAGCATCGGCATTAAACAAGCGGTGCTTGGTAGGCTGGCTGAGGCGAAAATCGCGACAAGAGGCTACAAAACGTCTGCATTTCTTAAACGTTCAGACCTGAAAGCGATCGTTAGCACGGATGATGGAACGATGGATGGACTCATAGAAAACCTCGAAGCCTTTGATTTTGAAGGGCAAAGGGTGTGGATACAGCTTCATGGTGAGCCAGCTCCGAAACTAGTGCGTTTTCTCGAAAATAAGGGTGCTTCGCATGTAGAAGCGGTGCTGCCCTATAAACATGTTCCACCGGATGCTGCTACAGTCGAGCAGCTGCTCAGCGAGCTTTCTGCCGGCACAGTCGATACGGTCTGCTTTACGACTGCGGTGCAGGTGCACTATTTGTTCAAGCATGCAATCGAATCTGGCCGCAAGGAGCTTTTGTTGAACATCTTTAATCAGCACATCGTGGCTGCCGCAGTCGGTAAAGTAACGGCTGCAGCATTGAAGGAGTACGGCGTGGAAAGAATCATCGTTCCCGAGCTGGAGCGAATGGGCGCATTAGTAATCGAAATTGGACGTTATTATGATCGTACTGAAGGCAAGGAAGTATAA
- a CDS encoding AraC family transcriptional regulator, translating into MNTQLHNWNDHPVLPFIRLCYRFKETSFFQGERRLLDYLFLYMEEGRYLLTVEGVEYELLPGDFALIQPGMLFTTRGYGSCVVPNTHLDFFYNPNRERSFVTTPGQTNLEPYSDLKQPQLNEFPNLQLPVKLKPRHPESFKKLLNQMIEHFSHNDIQNVLHAQKLAMELLLLLIGDFETTGSLAFEDQQFVTKMKAFISFHLSGTITVESMAKHAGYSESHFNVIFHHYFGATPHQFLVHLRLEKASELLATTGLKLDLIAEYCGFANASHFSKAFKKSYGLSPRHFRNAQEKSFS; encoded by the coding sequence ATGAATACGCAGCTGCATAACTGGAATGACCATCCCGTGCTGCCGTTTATACGACTTTGCTATCGCTTTAAAGAAACGTCATTTTTTCAAGGTGAACGGCGTCTGCTCGATTATTTGTTTTTATATATGGAAGAAGGCCGTTATTTGCTTACGGTTGAGGGTGTCGAATATGAGCTGCTGCCTGGCGACTTTGCTCTTATTCAGCCTGGAATGCTCTTCACAACGAGAGGATATGGGAGCTGCGTAGTACCAAACACTCATCTTGATTTCTTTTATAATCCGAACCGAGAAAGAAGCTTTGTAACGACGCCCGGCCAGACAAACTTGGAGCCGTATTCGGATTTGAAGCAGCCGCAGTTAAACGAATTTCCAAACCTGCAGCTGCCCGTCAAGCTGAAACCGCGACATCCAGAATCGTTCAAAAAGCTGCTGAACCAAATGATTGAGCATTTTAGCCACAACGATATACAAAACGTGCTGCATGCTCAAAAGCTGGCAATGGAGCTGCTCCTTCTATTAATCGGCGACTTTGAGACGACAGGCTCTTTGGCATTCGAGGATCAGCAGTTCGTAACGAAGATGAAAGCTTTTATTTCCTTTCACCTATCTGGAACAATCACGGTGGAGTCGATGGCGAAGCATGCGGGATATTCCGAATCCCATTTCAACGTTATTTTTCATCACTATTTTGGAGCAACGCCCCATCAGTTTCTCGTTCATTTACGTTTGGAGAAAGCAAGCGAGCTGCTAGCCACAACCGGACTTAAGCTCGATTTAATTGCGGAGTATTGCGGATTCGCCAATGCCTCACATTTCTCGAAAGCGTTCAAGAAAAGTTATGGCCTATCACCAAGGCATTTTAGAAATGCGCAAGAAAAATCCTTTTCATAA
- a CDS encoding alcohol dehydrogenase catalytic domain-containing protein — MSLMIPDVMTIPKFLGNGKIDYSEKPVPTTGPGQLLLQVKANALCGSERGQFYNGSEATPGHEAAGIVVAAGSNTKTDVGTHGVVFLMDFCGQCRSCKRGYTNQCLSKRADYGFSHDGGYGPYMVVNENVFFAVDAAIPLAEATILLDIMGTGGHAIRRAQLVHGDIESILIAGAGPIGLAVLAMAKLLLGKELPVFIMDFTHYRLELAQKMGAIPIHLGETTLEAGLAAAGFDRIDAAFDTSGRTTAREAALHALNHRGVLVCIGHGEQLNLQVSSDLIATERAVLGSEYFPFSELEANHRLMGEHLPYLSQIITHRFGPQSMQEAFELFFKGDTGKVVIEQ, encoded by the coding sequence ATGAGCTTAATGATACCTGATGTGATGACGATACCAAAATTTTTGGGAAATGGGAAAATTGATTATAGCGAGAAACCGGTGCCGACCACAGGGCCAGGCCAGCTGCTGCTGCAGGTCAAGGCAAACGCTTTATGCGGATCAGAGCGTGGACAGTTCTACAACGGTTCCGAAGCGACGCCTGGTCATGAGGCAGCAGGCATCGTTGTCGCAGCAGGCTCTAATACCAAAACGGATGTAGGTACACATGGCGTTGTTTTTTTAATGGATTTTTGCGGGCAATGCCGCAGCTGCAAGCGAGGGTATACGAACCAATGCTTAAGCAAGCGTGCAGATTATGGCTTCTCTCATGATGGCGGTTACGGGCCTTATATGGTCGTGAACGAAAATGTGTTTTTTGCTGTGGATGCTGCTATTCCGTTGGCAGAAGCAACGATATTGCTTGATATCATGGGGACAGGCGGTCATGCGATTCGCAGAGCGCAGCTTGTGCATGGCGATATCGAATCCATCCTTATTGCCGGTGCAGGTCCGATTGGTCTAGCGGTGCTGGCGATGGCGAAGCTGCTGCTGGGCAAAGAGCTGCCTGTATTCATTATGGATTTTACACATTATCGTTTAGAACTCGCACAGAAAATGGGTGCTATTCCGATCCATTTGGGGGAAACAACACTTGAAGCGGGATTGGCAGCCGCAGGCTTTGACCGTATAGATGCAGCATTCGATACGAGCGGTAGAACAACAGCTCGCGAAGCAGCTTTGCATGCACTGAATCATCGCGGTGTACTCGTATGCATTGGTCATGGCGAGCAACTAAATTTGCAAGTATCCTCCGATTTGATAGCAACAGAGAGAGCCGTGCTTGGCAGTGAGTATTTTCCGTTTAGCGAGCTAGAGGCTAATCATCGTTTGATGGGTGAACACCTGCCATACTTAAGTCAAATCATCACGCACCGATTTGGACCACAATCGATGCAAGAAGCATTTGAGCTGTTTTTCAAAGGGGATACGGGAAAGGTGGTCATTGAGCAATGA
- a CDS encoding Gfo/Idh/MocA family oxidoreductase, translating into MSSEGRVKVALIGAGGWGYHHARIFNARKDVDFCAVVGRDAARTRARADEFGTNAYTSIAEMLETERPDLVSLCLPNQGHFDATLQVIQAGVPLLVEKPLVFDLEEADLLLAEAAKRELFFAINFNHRYATAVQKAKVAMDTGRLGELIFVSWRFGGEGTSDHPHGNLIETQCHGFDMLEHLCGPIASVMAQMTDKTGKGFSTMALALQFQSGAVGTLLGSYDSSYAYAQTHVMELNGLKGRVTIQDTVKKFTFQRSGSETAEVWQAGYFNDKEREFHLTFDKHFDHLLGAFRAGEAPPIHAAAGRRALQLAHAAIESFQTGQRIQT; encoded by the coding sequence ATGAGCAGTGAGGGGCGAGTGAAGGTTGCCTTAATCGGGGCTGGCGGCTGGGGATACCACCATGCTCGTATTTTTAATGCGCGTAAGGATGTTGATTTTTGTGCCGTTGTTGGACGAGATGCTGCCCGAACAAGGGCAAGAGCAGATGAGTTTGGGACAAATGCCTATACGAGCATCGCGGAGATGCTGGAGACGGAACGGCCTGACCTCGTCAGCTTATGCTTGCCGAATCAAGGACATTTTGATGCGACCTTGCAGGTTATTCAAGCAGGTGTTCCATTATTGGTGGAAAAGCCGCTCGTATTTGATCTAGAGGAAGCTGATTTATTGCTTGCGGAAGCAGCGAAGCGGGAGCTTTTTTTTGCGATTAATTTTAATCACCGCTATGCGACAGCTGTTCAGAAGGCTAAAGTAGCGATGGATACGGGACGGTTAGGAGAGCTTATATTCGTTTCTTGGCGGTTTGGCGGTGAAGGAACAAGCGATCATCCGCACGGCAACTTAATCGAAACCCAGTGCCACGGATTTGATATGCTTGAGCATTTATGCGGCCCGATTGCATCGGTGATGGCACAAATGACAGATAAAACCGGAAAAGGCTTCTCTACCATGGCATTAGCACTGCAATTTCAATCCGGCGCAGTAGGAACGCTGCTCGGATCTTACGACTCCTCGTATGCATACGCACAGACTCATGTCATGGAGCTTAATGGCTTAAAGGGCAGAGTGACCATTCAAGATACAGTGAAGAAATTTACGTTTCAACGCTCGGGCAGCGAAACAGCGGAAGTATGGCAAGCGGGTTACTTCAATGATAAGGAGCGAGAATTCCACCTTACGTTCGACAAACATTTTGATCATTTGCTCGGTGCATTTCGTGCGGGTGAAGCACCGCCTATTCACGCTGCGGCGGGGCGCAGAGCGCTTCAGCTAGCCCATGCAGCGATTGAATCATTCCAGACGGGGCAACGGATTCAGACGTAG
- a CDS encoding GntR family transcriptional regulator: MPIPTDYSTPVRLSAKERTLSQLQKWIIDGTLQPGEKLNDSELAEALGVSRTPIREAFQLLEVQGLIQMFPGKETRVTTLAKEDILKLYAPLTALQALAAELAADNIQPEHIEQLRAINASFNEKVSEEQLYEAMEYDEEFHETILQIANNQHILTFCSSLQLHIRRYKYIFFKRPSWETHTAAADHEYIIQALEARNGEEASRLMKLNLNRPLEHLDKIL; the protein is encoded by the coding sequence CTGCCTATTCCAACTGATTATTCAACACCCGTTAGACTATCCGCCAAGGAGCGTACCTTAAGCCAGCTGCAAAAATGGATTATCGACGGCACGCTTCAGCCCGGAGAGAAGCTTAACGATTCAGAGCTTGCCGAGGCACTTGGCGTCAGCCGCACACCGATTAGGGAAGCCTTTCAATTGCTTGAGGTTCAAGGACTCATTCAAATGTTTCCTGGCAAAGAGACGCGAGTCACGACGCTAGCCAAGGAAGATATCCTTAAGCTGTATGCGCCCCTTACAGCCCTTCAAGCATTAGCAGCTGAGCTTGCTGCCGACAATATACAGCCAGAGCATATTGAACAGCTGCGTGCTATTAATGCCAGCTTTAATGAAAAAGTTAGTGAAGAGCAGCTCTATGAAGCGATGGAATATGATGAAGAGTTTCATGAAACCATACTGCAAATTGCCAATAATCAGCATATACTCACCTTTTGCTCCTCGCTTCAATTACATATAAGAAGATACAAATATATTTTCTTCAAACGGCCGAGCTGGGAGACCCATACGGCTGCAGCGGATCATGAGTACATCATCCAAGCGCTTGAAGCGCGTAATGGTGAAGAAGCCTCACGTTTGATGAAGCTTAATTTAAATAGGCCTCTTGAGCATCTGGACAAAATTCTTTGA
- a CDS encoding MFS transporter, with protein MSSTQASIATSPSALKTIYPLLFAISFVHLINDTIQSVVPALFPILKDSLSLSFAQIGLISLMINLTAALLQPVVGILSDSHPKPMLLPIGMLFTMGGVAALSYASHFWMVMVAVMLIGIGSAVFHPASARVSYLAAGTKKGTGQSIFQFGGNIGQSLAPIMTAVLFVHTGQRGVIWFALVVTIGIIIQFNVAKWYGKQLALEPSKSTKQAAKPVSKLNVSTGKVVFAITILMILVFSKNVYISAISSYYSFYAIEHFGLSVSHAQIVLFVFLAANVIGLLLGGVLADKFSRRSLIWFSILGTAPFALLLPYANLTFSVILIFFAGLILASAFSVILVYANELLPGRVGLVSGVFFGMAFGLGGIGSAVLGNLADSMGIEFVIRCTSYLPLLGMLTILLPSDRKAKAAV; from the coding sequence ATGTCTAGTACTCAAGCTTCAATCGCAACATCACCGTCCGCTTTAAAAACGATATACCCATTGTTGTTCGCTATTAGCTTCGTGCATTTGATTAATGACACGATTCAATCGGTCGTGCCGGCATTATTTCCTATTTTGAAGGACTCGCTTTCACTGAGCTTTGCTCAAATTGGATTGATCTCTTTGATGATTAATTTAACTGCAGCGCTGCTTCAGCCTGTTGTCGGCATTTTATCTGATTCGCATCCGAAGCCGATGCTGCTGCCTATTGGCATGCTGTTCACAATGGGGGGCGTTGCTGCTCTTTCGTATGCTTCGCATTTCTGGATGGTTATGGTCGCTGTTATGTTAATTGGAATTGGCTCAGCCGTTTTCCATCCTGCTTCTGCGCGGGTTTCCTATTTGGCGGCTGGGACGAAAAAAGGTACAGGGCAGTCGATCTTTCAATTTGGCGGAAATATTGGACAATCGCTTGCACCAATTATGACAGCTGTTCTGTTCGTGCACACAGGTCAGCGCGGTGTGATCTGGTTTGCTTTGGTCGTTACGATAGGAATTATCATTCAATTTAATGTAGCCAAATGGTACGGCAAGCAGCTCGCACTTGAGCCAAGCAAGAGCACGAAGCAAGCGGCAAAGCCGGTTTCCAAACTTAATGTGTCCACCGGTAAAGTTGTATTTGCCATAACGATTTTAATGATTCTTGTGTTTTCCAAAAACGTCTATATTTCTGCGATCAGCAGCTATTACTCGTTTTATGCCATCGAGCATTTTGGACTCTCCGTCAGTCATGCTCAAATCGTATTGTTTGTCTTTCTTGCAGCGAATGTTATTGGCTTGCTTCTCGGCGGGGTGCTCGCAGATAAGTTCAGCCGTCGCAGCTTGATCTGGTTCTCGATCCTAGGAACTGCACCATTTGCGCTGCTGCTTCCTTATGCTAATTTAACATTTTCCGTTATTTTAATCTTTTTTGCCGGTTTAATCTTGGCCTCGGCGTTTTCCGTTATTTTAGTTTATGCGAACGAATTGCTGCCTGGGCGGGTTGGCCTCGTATCAGGTGTATTTTTCGGAATGGCGTTTGGTCTCGGGGGCATTGGTTCGGCGGTGCTCGGCAATTTGGCAGATTCCATGGGTATTGAGTTTGTCATTCGCTGCACGTCCTATTTGCCTTTGCTCGGCATGCTGACGATTTTGCTGCCATCGGATCGCAAAGCCAAAGCAGCCGTTTAA